A genomic stretch from Edaphobacter aggregans includes:
- a CDS encoding class I SAM-dependent methyltransferase has protein sequence MGTEKSGFAYLPTRPARAREALRDLPVKNHLDHVFVDLGSGKGRMLFLAAEFPFHSIEGVEFAEELHAKALENIARCRHVRWKCDRIRSINIDAVDYDFPLRNLVIYLFNPFGGAVLRKVLDNLSATLKEHPRHLVLVLTTPDSADVIEGLSWLSCYRRTPHYHIYQSHDDVAVERSENNGL, from the coding sequence ATGGGGACTGAGAAGTCCGGTTTCGCCTATCTACCCACCCGGCCTGCGCGCGCGAGGGAGGCGTTGAGGGATCTACCCGTTAAGAATCATTTGGACCATGTTTTTGTCGACCTTGGCTCGGGCAAAGGCCGGATGCTGTTCCTGGCCGCTGAATTTCCTTTTCACAGCATAGAAGGGGTTGAATTCGCAGAGGAGCTTCATGCGAAAGCTTTGGAGAACATTGCTCGGTGCCGGCATGTGAGATGGAAGTGCGATCGCATTCGATCCATCAACATCGATGCGGTCGACTATGACTTTCCCTTGCGAAACCTGGTCATTTACCTCTTCAATCCATTCGGAGGAGCGGTGCTAAGGAAGGTTCTGGACAATCTGAGCGCGACCCTCAAGGAACATCCGCGCCACCTGGTTCTCGTGCTTACGACGCCGGATTCCGCCGACGTGATTGAGGGGTTGTCCTGGTTGAGCTGCTATCGGAGAACGCCTCACTACCACATCTATCAGTCTCACGATGACGTCGCGGTCGAAAGGTCCGAGAATAACGGGCTCTAG